The Solicola gregarius DNA window GTACGGCCGCTTCGGTGCGAGGATGTCGGCCGACGCCTACCGCGTACGCCTCGCGACCGTCGACCTCGACGATCTCGACGCCACGCGGGCCGAGATCGAGAAGCTGCTCGCGGATGAGTCGCTGCCGGACCCGAAGGTGCTCGTCGGCGCCGACAGCGGCGCGACCCTGGCGGCGACGCTGCTCGACGAGGTCGCGGCAGACGCGGCCGTCATCGTCGGCTTGGCGCTGCCCGACTCCGTCGGCGTGGACGGATGGGACGCCGAGGTCGATGCGCGCACCGCGTGCCCGGTTCACCGGAAGGTGATCGGCGAGGACGCAGACTTCGGCCGTGGCGCACTGAGCGACCCGCTGCCATGGACCTCGACCGCGATACCCGCGTCCGAGAAGCCCGTGCTCGCACTCCACGGCACGGCGGATCCGGTCACGCCCGCGGCATCCGCCGCGGCGTCGTACGCGGGCGCCCGGAACGCGCGGGTCCGGCTTGTCGACGGAGGACGGCATGACGTGCTCAATGACCTGTCGCATCGCTCGGTCGCGGCGACGATCGTGCTCTTCCTCGAGTCGTTGCGCCTCGGACCCGACCTCCCCGACGTCGTCAGCGCAAGTCTGAAAGGCCAGGACGCGTGACCATTCTGAACACCAACCAGGACCTCGACCCCAACCGGCTCCGGCAGGCGTTCGGCTTCTTTCCGACGGGAGTGGTCGCGGTCGCCGCCCATCTCGACGGCGGGCCGGTCGGGCTCGCGGCGAGCTCGTTCACCACCGTCAGCCTCGACCCGCCGCTGGTTTCCATCAACCTGGCCGTGACGTCGAAGACCTGGCCGGACCTGAGGCGGGCCAGCCACCTGGGTGTCACAGTGCTCGCCGATCATCAGGATGTGGTCTGCCGACAGCTCGCCGGCCCCGTCGAAAGCCGCTTCGACGAGGTGCCGTACCTCGTGACCGAGGCAGGCGCCGTGACGCTCGACGACGGGTTGGTTCGGTTCGACTGCACGATCTATCGCGAGGTCGATGCCGGAGACCACATCCTGGTGCTCCTGGAGCTGCACACGGTCGAGCATGTCGACAACGACACCGCGAGCCCGCCGCTGATCTTCCACCGCAGCGGGTTCGGGAAGCTGCAGCGCGACCTGCCGGCCGGAGCGGCGTACTGAGTCGGTCTCTACGCCCAGCGTTTCGAGGGCCTGGTTCGCCGCCCGATACGTTCGTCGAGATCGCCGATCTCCGTGACCACGTCACTGGCAACCCAGACGCGGCTTCGCGAGCGTCCGGTGATCTCGCGAAGGACACCGGCCTCGCTCAGCCTCTCGATAGCCTGGTAGGTGCGAGGAGTGGCCGAACCAGTGATGCGCTGAGCGGCCGGTGCGTTGATGACGGGGTTCGTGACCAGGCCGTCGATGAGCTTGGCTGCCGACGAGTTCGCACGGGGTCGTACGAGGTCGCGCCATGTCTGGGGCATCGCCCCTAGCCGTTCCGCAGAGATGGATGCCTCGCCGGTGGCATTGGCAGCGGCCGTGGCAAGGTAGGCGACCAACGTGCCGGCGGCACCGCGACGGTAAGCCACCAGCGCGTCGAAGTACGCGTCGACGTCGGCCAGCATGGTGGCGGCCACTGGCACGACGACCTGACGAGCAACGCCGCGCCGCCGCAGGATCGCAGCGATCAGTCCTCGTCCGATGCGGCCGTTGCCGTCGGGGAATGGATGGATCGCCTCGAACTGGCCGTGTGCGAGGGCAGCTTGCGCAACGGGCGGCATGTCGTCGCGGTTCATGAATGAGGTGAGGTCGGCCATGAGCGGCGCGACCTCAGTCGCCGGAGGCGGAAGATGGACGGCGTTGCGCGGGCTGAAATCACTGCCGCCGATCCAATTCTGTACGTCGCGATACTGTCCGGCATATCGGCGTTCGAGGAGATCATCTTCCAGCAGGTCTCTGTGGGCTTCGAGGACGCTCGTCTCCTTGAAGGGCTCGCCGGGGCCCTGGTCGCGGATGAGCGTCGACATGGCGCTGGCGGCTGCGGCAGTCGCCTGAGCAGCCCGCGATGCGTCTTCCGAGATCGAGGCACGTGCGATGTCGTCGAGGTCGGCGTAGACGTGTTCGATCCGAGAGGACGCAACGCTCTCTGAGCGCACCAGAAAGGACGACAGTCCCACGAGCTGGGCGCCGTACTGCGCATCCAGTCGTGCGATCTCAGCCTCCACGTATCGACACCGCTCAACGAGCTCGGGTGATGGTTCGACGGGCGCTCGGGCGATCTTTGGTGGCACCTCGACGGTCACCGAGCGCAGCGTCCGGTCCCTGTAACTGGGCCGTCGTCCATCGGGTCCATGCTGGTCCGGGTTCGTACGCCAAGGAACGTCGCGATACTCGGTGGCGGTCCAGGGCAGCACATCTCGCGGCGGGGTCATGGCCGGCACCATCCGTCCCTTGGCGAATTGTTAGTTATGCTTAGTAGCATAAGCGTAACTAGAGAGCGCACAAGTTACGGTTCCGGGGCCGGCAGGGGCTGCTCCGGGTAGGCGTCTGAGACGCTAGGTGCTCATGGAGACCGCCCGGCCGATCGACCTCGACACCTGGCCACGCCGAGAGCACTTCGATCACTACCGCGACCAGGTGCCATGCAGCCATGCGATGACCGTCGACGTCGACGTCACCGAGTTCGCGGCGGCGCTTCGCGCGTCCACTCACAAGACGTACGTCGCCCAGATCTGGGCACTCGCGAGCCTGGTGAACCGGCACGCCGAGTTTCGCCTCACCCTGACCGATGCCGGCGAGCCCGCCGTCTGGGACGTGGTGCATCCGATGTTCACCGTTTTCAACCCCGATCGCGAGACCTTCGCGGCCAGCTGGGTGCCGTACGACGCCGACTTCGCCCGCTTCCACGATCGCGCCGTTCGGGCCCTCGCGGACCACAGAGGAGCAACCTCGATGTTCCCGCAGGGGCCACCGCCGGCGAACTGCTTCGACGTTTCGAGCATCCCGTGGACGGCGTTCTCGGGCTTCAACCTGCAGATCGACGGCGCATCGGAGCACTTCCTGCCGATCTTCACTCTGGGCCGCTACACCGAGCGTGCCGGGCGTACGTTCCTCCCGCTGGCCGTGCAGGTGCACCACGCCGCGGCGGATGGGTTCCACACCGCCCGACTGGTCAACGAGTTCCGGGAGCTCGCCGCGGATCCGACATGGGTGGCGGGCTGACAGGAGCCGTCGTCGCGCCCGGCTCGTACCTCGCCGTGCGCTCCTCCTCCCGGCATCCTGTCAGGGCCGACAACAACGCGAACGGCCCAGGGCGGAGCCCTGGGCCGTTCGCGTTGTTATGTCGGGCTGACAGGATTTGAACCTGCGACCTCGTCGTCCCGAACGACGCGCGCTACCAACCTGCGCCACAGCCCGTCAGCGGCTCTAGCGCCGCCAGCGCAGGGAGTCTATCGGAGTGAGGGTGGCGAGGGTCGCCTCGGGTCGGCAGCAGAATCGGATCGGTGCGAACGGCGATGTTCCGAGGCCCGCGGAGACGTGTAGCCACGACGCGGCGTTGCCGTCGGTCGCGTGCAGATTGAGGCCGCGGGCGCGCGCGCGGTCGAGATCGCAGTTGGTCACGAGCGCACCGGCGTACGGGAGACGGACCTGTCCGCCATGGGTGTGTCCGGCGAAGATGACGGGGTAGCCGGCGGTGTTCATCGCGTCGAGCACCCGCAGGTACGGGGCGTGGGCGACGCCGATCGCGAGGTCGGCATCGGCCGGCGCGGGGCTCTCGATCGAGCCCAGATCGTCGTACTCGAGATGCGGGTCGTCGACGCCCGCGAACGCCAGCTCGAGATCCCCGACCTTGAGCCGCGCCGAGGCGTTGTCGAGATCCAGCCAGCCACGGGTGGTGAACGCGTCCCGCAGCTCACGCCACGGCAGATCGGCGACCCTGCGCGTACGCCCGCCGCTGTGTCGCCACAGGTAGCGCAACGGGTTCTTCGCGATGGGCGAGAAGTAGTCGTTCGAGCCGAAAACGAAGACGCCGGGAACGTCGAGGAGATCTCGGTACGCCGACAGCACCGGCGCGACCGAATCGAGGTGCGCGAGGTTGTCGCCGGTGTTGACGACCAGGTCGGGATCGAGGTCGATCAGCTCGCGGATCCACCGCTGCTTCGCGCGCTGCCCCGGAGTCAGATGCACATCGGACAGGTGCAACACCTTGACCGGACGCGCGCCCGGCGGCAGCACCGGTATGTCGACGCGTCGTACCGTGAACGCCGTCCGCTCGTAGCCCAGCGAGTACGCGAGCGCGCCGACGCCGAGCGCGGCGCCGCCGACAAGGGTCCTCGTGAGCGGCTTCACCCGCCCAGCCTGTCACACCCATGTCACAAAACCGGCCGCTGATCGGTCTGTATTGGTATGAGCGTCGAAAGCAGTAGTGCGCCCAGGGCCGAGGGCGCGCGGATAGAGGAGAGTGGCTTCGGCAGGAAGGCGGGTGGGCCCGTCGCCTGGCTCGAAGACCGGACCGGCGGGGCGCGAGCCCTGAAGCCGTTCATACGCAAGGTCTTCCCCGACCACTGGTCGTTCATGCTCGGCGAGATCGCGCTGTGGAGCTTCGTCGT harbors:
- a CDS encoding alpha/beta hydrolase; protein product: MTAKAWNEPVGGTPRGTLVVLPGRGETAASYGRFGARMSADAYRVRLATVDLDDLDATRAEIEKLLADESLPDPKVLVGADSGATLAATLLDEVAADAAVIVGLALPDSVGVDGWDAEVDARTACPVHRKVIGEDADFGRGALSDPLPWTSTAIPASEKPVLALHGTADPVTPAASAAASYAGARNARVRLVDGGRHDVLNDLSHRSVAATIVLFLESLRLGPDLPDVVSASLKGQDA
- a CDS encoding flavin reductase family protein, which translates into the protein MTILNTNQDLDPNRLRQAFGFFPTGVVAVAAHLDGGPVGLAASSFTTVSLDPPLVSINLAVTSKTWPDLRRASHLGVTVLADHQDVVCRQLAGPVESRFDEVPYLVTEAGAVTLDDGLVRFDCTIYREVDAGDHILVLLELHTVEHVDNDTASPPLIFHRSGFGKLQRDLPAGAAY
- a CDS encoding Fic family protein, coding for MTVEVPPKIARAPVEPSPELVERCRYVEAEIARLDAQYGAQLVGLSSFLVRSESVASSRIEHVYADLDDIARASISEDASRAAQATAAAASAMSTLIRDQGPGEPFKETSVLEAHRDLLEDDLLERRYAGQYRDVQNWIGGSDFSPRNAVHLPPPATEVAPLMADLTSFMNRDDMPPVAQAALAHGQFEAIHPFPDGNGRIGRGLIAAILRRRGVARQVVVPVAATMLADVDAYFDALVAYRRGAAGTLVAYLATAAANATGEASISAERLGAMPQTWRDLVRPRANSSAAKLIDGLVTNPVINAPAAQRITGSATPRTYQAIERLSEAGVLREITGRSRSRVWVASDVVTEIGDLDERIGRRTRPSKRWA
- a CDS encoding CatA-like O-acetyltransferase; its protein translation is METARPIDLDTWPRREHFDHYRDQVPCSHAMTVDVDVTEFAAALRASTHKTYVAQIWALASLVNRHAEFRLTLTDAGEPAVWDVVHPMFTVFNPDRETFAASWVPYDADFARFHDRAVRALADHRGATSMFPQGPPPANCFDVSSIPWTAFSGFNLQIDGASEHFLPIFTLGRYTERAGRTFLPLAVQVHHAAADGFHTARLVNEFRELAADPTWVAG
- a CDS encoding metallophosphoesterase gives rise to the protein MKPLTRTLVGGAALGVGALAYSLGYERTAFTVRRVDIPVLPPGARPVKVLHLSDVHLTPGQRAKQRWIRELIDLDPDLVVNTGDNLAHLDSVAPVLSAYRDLLDVPGVFVFGSNDYFSPIAKNPLRYLWRHSGGRTRRVADLPWRELRDAFTTRGWLDLDNASARLKVGDLELAFAGVDDPHLEYDDLGSIESPAPADADLAIGVAHAPYLRVLDAMNTAGYPVIFAGHTHGGQVRLPYAGALVTNCDLDRARARGLNLHATDGNAASWLHVSAGLGTSPFAPIRFCCRPEATLATLTPIDSLRWRR